In a single window of the Elaeis guineensis isolate ETL-2024a chromosome 4, EG11, whole genome shotgun sequence genome:
- the LOC140857250 gene encoding uncharacterized protein, whose translation MASDGVQMQIPKLTKENFGNWCIQMKSLFGSQDLWEIVNDGYIEPTPDQERGYNQNQKEALRVTRRRDKKALFQLYQALDEVTFERIAEATSAKQAWDTLSIIFRGEEKVKRIRLQQLRREFEVATMKKTENIFNYFSRILVIVNQLKRNGEKIDDVRVVEKILRSLTPRFEHIVVAIEEANDVDTLSINALMGKLQVHEQKKQNKIEAANTEQILQSKVEAKDQKGKDQGQSQAFRDASSNIRGGGNNYRGRGRGRSHGRGGYNGGRGRTPNFNNGRGGRRGEHGRGRRLNGGRDQARSNVQCYNCHKYGHYSYECWNNEQSNYSESKNQEEEPTLLLACQQNGDLKNVWFLDSGATNHMCGRKDLFVELQEGVHGDVKFGDFSKVSVKGRGKIMIQQKNGTSDFISNVYYVPDLKSNILSIGQLLEKGYIIHMKGSSLTLRDWNGKLIACVQMAKNRMFPLLLKTDSQNCLQVDIKNPSWLWHLRLGHLNFGSLKLLSKDGMVKGLPHIYYPNEVCEKCTLAKHTKAPFKGGKSWKVMRPLQLVHTDICGPLPESHGGNKYFITFVDDFSRMLWVYFLKESRLHSLHLKILNL comes from the coding sequence ATGGCTAGTGATGGTGTGCAAATGCAAATCCCAAAGCTTACTAAGGAGAACTTTGGGAATTGGTGTATCCAGATGAAGTCATTGTTTGGCTCACAAGATCTATGGGAGATCGTTAATGATGGCTACATCGAGCCTACACCAGATCAAGAGAGAGGGTACAATCAAAATCAAAAGGAGGCTTTGAGAGTAACAAGGAGGAGAGACAAGAAAGCTTTGTTTCAATTGTATCAAGCCTTGGATGAGGTGACATTTGAAAGAATTGCTGAGGCAACTTCTGCAAAGCAAGCATGGGATACTCTCTCCATCATAtttagaggagaagaaaaagtgaaGCGAATTCGACTACAACAACTACGGAGAGAATTTGAAGTCGCCACCATGAAGAAGACGGAGAATATCTTCAACTACTTTTCTCGAATATTGGTTATCGTAAACCAATTGAAGAGGAATGGAGAGAAGATAGATGATGTTCGAGTGGTAGAGAAGATACTTCGGTCTTTGACACCGAGGTTTGAGCATATTGTTGTCGCTATTGAAGAAGCTAATGATGTGGATACTCTATCCATCAATGCGTTGATGGGTAAACTTCAAGTCCATGAACAAAAGAAGCAAAATAAAATTGAAGCAGCTAATACAGAGCAAATACTTCAATCAAAGGTGGAGGCCAAAGATCAAAAAGGAAAGGATCAAGGGCAATCTCAAGCATTTCGAGATGCTAGTAGCAACATAAGAGGTGGTGGCAACAACTATCGTGGTCGTGGTCGAGGCCGTAGTCATGGTCGAGGaggctacaatggtggaagaggtCGAACTCCAAATTTCAACAATGGAAGAGGTGGTAGAAGAGGTGAACATGGTCGAGGTAGAAGATTAAATGGAGGTCGTGACCAAGCAAGATCCAATGTTCAATGCTATAATTGCCACAAATATGGGCATTATAGCTATGAGTGTTGGAACAATGAGCAAAGCAACTACTCCGAATCCAAAAACCAAGAAGAAGAGCCAACTCTTCTTTTGGCATGCCAACAAAATGGAGACTTGAAGAATGTGTGGTTTCTTGACTCAGGAGCCACAAACCACATGTGTGGAAGAAAAGACCTATTCGTGGAGTTGCAAGAAGGGGTGCATGGTGATGTGAAGTTTGGGGATTTCTCTAAAGTTTCCGTCAAAGGAAGAGGCAAGATCATGATTCAACAAAAGAATGGTACGTCTGATTTTATTTCCAATGTATATTATGTGCCAGACTTGAAGAGTAATATTCTAAGTATTGGCCAACTTTTGGAGAAGGGTTATATAATTCATATGAAAGGGTCATCACTAACCTTAAGAGATTGGAATGGGAAGCTGATTGCTTGTGTCCAGATGGCGAAGAACAGGATGTTTCCTCTTCTCTTGAAGACAGATTCTCAAAATTGCTTGCAAGTGGATATCAAGAACCCTTCTTGGCTTTGGCATCTCAGGCTTGGACATTTAAATTTTGGAAGTTTGAAATTGCTATCTAAAGATGGTATGGTGAAAGGTCTTCCGCATATATATTATCCAAATGAAGTTTGTGAAAAGTGCACACTAGCAAAGCATACAAAAGCTCCCTTCAAAGGTGGAAAGTCTTGGAAAGTAATGAGACCATTGCAGTTGgtgcatactgatatatgcggccCTCTTCCAGAATCTCATGGTGGTAACAAATATTTTATAACATTTGTTGATGATTTTAGTAGAATGTTGTGGGtttattttcttaaagaaagTCGGCTGCACTCTctacatttaaaaattttaaatctttag